The DNA region CGCGGACCGCGGACGGATTCCTCCGCCTGTACCCCCACCGTCACGGCACCGACGCCTTCTTCGCCGCCCTGATGCGAAAAACCCCGTAGCCGGGACGGTCCCGGTTCTGGGGGTTCGGGAGACGTGCTACTATCGGAACGGAAAGGGGGGGCGAATGGACTATTACATCGCGCCGTCGCTGTTGTCAGCGGACTTCGGCCGTCTCGCGGAGGAGGTCCGCGCGGTCGAGGCCGCGGGCGCCGACATGCTCCACGTCGACGTGATGGACGGCCGATTCGTCCCCAACATCACGATCGGCCCCGCGGTGGTCGCCGCGGTGAGGAAGTGCGCCTCCGTTCCGCTCGACGTCCACCTGATGATCGTGGAGCCGGAGCGGTACATCGAGGCGTTCGCCGCCGCGGGCGCGGACGTGATCACCGTCCACGCCGAGGCGACGCCCCACCTGCAGCGCGCCGTGGCGCGGATCCGGGAGCTTTCGAGGAAGGCGGGCGTCTCCCTCAACCCGTCCACATCGCTGTCCGCCGTCGAGTGGGTCCTCCACGACGTGGACATGGTCCTCATCATGAGCGTGAACCCCGGATTCGGAGGCCAGTCGTTCCTCCCCTCGTCGCTGGGGAAGATCGAGCTCCTGCGATCGCAGCTCGACCGGGCGAAGCTGGACGTCGATATCCAGGTGGACGGCGGCATCAAGCCGGACAACGTCGGCGATGTGGTCTCCGCCGGGGCCAACGTGATCGTTTCCGGGTCGGGGATCTTCGGGACCCCCGACTACCGGAAGACGATGGAGCAGATGCGCAGGAACATCCGGAAGGCGTCGGGGGCGAAGGCGTAACGGGTCGCCTCCCCGGCGACGTTCTCCTCCAGGAGGTTTCCCCCGTGCCCTTATCGTTCCTCGGATTTCTCGCGATCGGCGCCTTCACGGGCGCAGTGTCGGGGATGTTCGGCATCGGCGGCGGGATCTTCGTGATCCCCGCGATGGTCTGGTTGTACGGTTTCGACCAGAAAATGGCTACCGGGACCTCCCTCGGGATGCTCCTCCCCCCCATCGGCATCATGGCGTTCTGGCAATATTACAAGGCGGACCTGGTGAGCGTCCCCGCCGCCCTCCTGCTGGTCGCCGGGTTCGCCGCGGGTTCGTACGTATCCGCCGGGTACGCGGTCGGCCTGCCGGAACTCCTCCTCAAACGGGCGTTCGGCGGACTTCTCATCGTGATGGGAATCCTGTACATATTGACGGCCCGGTAATAGGATCATCGGTAACGCAAACCGTCCCGGACCTCTCTTGGGGAAAAGGATCGTGAAGGTGCCACCCGGCCCCGCGCAGGAACCCGACGGATACGACGGGGCGTTCCTCGCCTTCTGCCGTTCCTTCGCCCGCGCGGCGGGCATCTTCTCGATCGTCGTGGGAATCGTCACGCTTCTCGGATGGCTCCTCGGTGTAGAGATCTTCCTTCGCACCTTCCCCGGCATGATCGTGATGAAGGCCAACGCGGCGTTCGCCCTGGTGTTGTTGGGGATATCCCTCGGCCTGGTCGCAGGCGATTCCGGCAGCCGGATGGTCCGGGGGCTGTCGGGAGGATGCGCGGCCCTCGCGGGGCTCCTGGGGCTGCTGACCTTGATCGAGCACGTGACCGGCGCGGACCTGGGCATCGACCAGCTCCTGGCGGTGGAGGCGCCGGGGGCCCTGAAAACGGCAAGCCCCGGCAGGATGGCCCCGAACGCCGCCCTGGATATCACGCTGTTGGGAAGCTCCCTGCTGCTGCTGAGTTTCCGGCGCGGGCACCGGATCGTCTCCTGGATGGCGGCCGTCTCCATGACGGTCGCATTCCTGGCCCTGATGGGGTACGCCTACGCTTCGGAAACGTTCATCGGCTTCGGTTCGCTTACGCATATCGCCGCCCAGACCGCCCTGGCCCTCCTGGCCCTCTCCGCGGGCGCGCTTCTCAGCACGAAGGAACTCGGTCTGATGGAGCCGCTCGCAAGGAACGAAGCCGGAAGCCGGATGGCCCGGTGGATGCTGCCGGCGGTCATCATCGTGCCGTTCGCCCTGGCGCTGCTCCGGTACGAGTTGTACCGCAGGGGGCTGGTCGCGGACGAATTCGGCGTCGCGGTCATGGTGGTCGTCGGCATGGCGGTCCTGGCGGCCGTCGTGTGGCGAAACGCCGTGGCACTCAACCGGTCCGACTCCGATCGGATGCGGCAGGAAAAAGCCCTGGCCACGACGACGGAAGTCCTGGAGAAGATCTTTTCCACCACGCACATGAAGATGGCGTACCTGGATCCGGAGTTCCGTTTCGTCCGCGTCAACCAGGCGTACGCCGACGCGTGCGGGCACCCGCCGGAGTTCTTTCCGGGGAAGAACCACTTCGACCTGTACCCTCATCCGGAGAACGAGGCGATTTTTCGCGAGGTGATCCGGACGGGGGAAGCGTACACGGTCCTCGCCAAGCCGTTCGAGTTCCCCGACCACCCGGAGTGGGGGGTGTCCTACTGGGACTGGACCCTCCAGTTGGTGCGGGGGGAGGACGGCCGGGCAGAGGGGCTCCTCTTCTGCCTGCTCGACGTAACGACCGCCAAGGAAATGGAGCGGGCGGCCTACCGGCAGGATAAGCTGGCCATCCTCGGGCAGACCGCCGCGGGAATCGCCCACGATATCCGCAATCCGCTCCAGGGGGTCCTCATCAACCTTTCCGTGGTGGAAACCCTCCTCGAAGAGAGTGCCGTAGCGGATCCGGAAGCGCGGGAGATGATCCGGACTTCGCTTTCCGCCGCCCGGTCGGCCTCGGACAAGATCGAAGGGGTCGTCCGGCGCGTGATGGATTTCGTTCGACCGACGCGGGCCCGGTTCGGCTCCACCGAGATCAACGTGGTGGTGAGGGAGGCGGTCGACCTCGTCGGCGTGTCGCTGCGAAACCGGGGGATCCGGCTTACGACGGCGCTCTCCGGGGGCCTCCCTCCGTGCAACGCGGATGCCCGGCTGATCGAGCAGCTGATCCTGAATCTCGTCACCAACGCCGCGCAGGCGATCGAAAAACCGGACGGCGCGAGGCGGATCGAGGTGTCCACCGGCCGGGACGGCGATGCGATCGTCATCCGGGTGGCCGATTCGGGACCCGGCGTGGCGGAGAGCGAGCGGAAGAGGATTTTCGACCCGTTCTTCACGACCAAGGAGCTGGGGACGGGGCTCGGACTCTCCATCAGCCGCCGGATCGTCGTGGACCATTCCGGATCGATCGATGTGGGAACCAGCCGATTCGGCGGGGCCGAGTTCACCGTCCGCCTGCCGGTCTCGCCGCAGGCGGCCTCCGGACGGGACCTCGTCGTTCCCGGTCGAGAGTCGCCCGGGTAGCGCGCGGAATCCGCTCGGCAACTGCGTATTGACTGCGCGCTATGCCGTTGGTAGCATTACAGTTTCCGTCGGGATGTGGCTCAGCCTGGTAGAGCACCTGGTTCGGGACCAGGGGGTCGCTGGTTCAAATCCAGTCATCCCGACCATCTTTTCCAGCCCTTGCGGGCCGCCCTTCCCGGGGGCGGCCCGTTTTCCTTCCATCCTCCCGCACCGAAATCCTTTTCCCGGCCTGGACATCCAAGGGAGAGGTGTTTCTCGGCGGTCCAAGAGGAGTACAACTGCGGATTCCGGGGAGGGTCCCCGGCGGGGAGGGTTCGGAATGCGAAACGGGAGGATGTTGGCGGTCGGTCTGGTCGCGGCGTTCGTTTTCCTGGCGTTGGCCGGAGGGGCGGTCGCCATGGACCATGCGGTGATGACGGCGACCAAGGACGGCGTGGGGAGTTACCTGACCGACGCCAAGGGGATGACCCTGTACTGGTTCAAGAAGGATTCGCCCGGTAAGAGCGCCTGCGCGGGACCGTGCGTCGACAAGTGGCCGCTCTACTACCGGGAGAAGGTCGCCGCGGGGGAAGGGACGAAAGGGGAGGAGTTCGGAACGGTCTCGCGCGAGGACGGGAAGAAGCAGACCACGTTCCGCGGCTATCCGCTCTACTACTGGGTCGGGGACAAGGCCAAGGGGGACACGGGCGGACAAGGCATGGGAAACGTC from Deltaproteobacteria bacterium includes:
- a CDS encoding sulfite exporter TauE/SafE family protein codes for the protein MPLSFLGFLAIGAFTGAVSGMFGIGGGIFVIPAMVWLYGFDQKMATGTSLGMLLPPIGIMAFWQYYKADLVSVPAALLLVAGFAAGSYVSAGYAVGLPELLLKRAFGGLLIVMGILYILTAR
- a CDS encoding ribulose-phosphate 3-epimerase, which produces MDYYIAPSLLSADFGRLAEEVRAVEAAGADMLHVDVMDGRFVPNITIGPAVVAAVRKCASVPLDVHLMIVEPERYIEAFAAAGADVITVHAEATPHLQRAVARIRELSRKAGVSLNPSTSLSAVEWVLHDVDMVLIMSVNPGFGGQSFLPSSLGKIELLRSQLDRAKLDVDIQVDGGIKPDNVGDVVSAGANVIVSGSGIFGTPDYRKTMEQMRRNIRKASGAKA
- a CDS encoding PAS domain-containing protein; protein product: MKVPPGPAQEPDGYDGAFLAFCRSFARAAGIFSIVVGIVTLLGWLLGVEIFLRTFPGMIVMKANAAFALVLLGISLGLVAGDSGSRMVRGLSGGCAALAGLLGLLTLIEHVTGADLGIDQLLAVEAPGALKTASPGRMAPNAALDITLLGSSLLLLSFRRGHRIVSWMAAVSMTVAFLALMGYAYASETFIGFGSLTHIAAQTALALLALSAGALLSTKELGLMEPLARNEAGSRMARWMLPAVIIVPFALALLRYELYRRGLVADEFGVAVMVVVGMAVLAAVVWRNAVALNRSDSDRMRQEKALATTTEVLEKIFSTTHMKMAYLDPEFRFVRVNQAYADACGHPPEFFPGKNHFDLYPHPENEAIFREVIRTGEAYTVLAKPFEFPDHPEWGVSYWDWTLQLVRGEDGRAEGLLFCLLDVTTAKEMERAAYRQDKLAILGQTAAGIAHDIRNPLQGVLINLSVVETLLEESAVADPEAREMIRTSLSAARSASDKIEGVVRRVMDFVRPTRARFGSTEINVVVREAVDLVGVSLRNRGIRLTTALSGGLPPCNADARLIEQLILNLVTNAAQAIEKPDGARRIEVSTGRDGDAIVIRVADSGPGVAESERKRIFDPFFTTKELGTGLGLSISRRIVVDHSGSIDVGTSRFGGAEFTVRLPVSPQAASGRDLVVPGRESPG